A DNA window from Porphyromonas gingivalis ATCC 33277 contains the following coding sequences:
- a CDS encoding Eco57I restriction-modification methylase domain-containing protein — protein MATFESSLKPRLIYVFAIADARHEGSLKIGETTLNDDVGSASTEPNSEVLNKAAKARIDQYTKTAGIGYELLYTELTIYFSGGRVCSFNDKQVHSVLERSGVKRKSFAGATEWYSCDLATVKRAISAIKEGKDSLGASEVTLSDNPIILRPEQKEAIERTLKQFRKGNKMLWNAKMRFGKTLCALRVAKEMEAVRTIIITHRPVVDASWFEDFGKTFYDRPEWHYGSRSKGESFASLEKLASQGKKCVYFASMQDMRGSKDVGGKFDKNNEVFSTSWDLVIVDEAHEGTQTELGKAVLGQLMSKDTKALHLSGTPYNLFDQHKEEEVFTWDYVMEQQAKIDWEINHLGDTNPYASLPAIHIYTYDLGRLMSEYSDEEKAFNFREFFRTREDGSFVHEGDIDRFLSLLCREDEEALYPYSNEHFRQIFRHTLWILPGVRAAKALSKKLSKHPIFGLFKVANVAGDGDDEEEESRDALELVNQAIGKDPDETYTITLSCGRLTTGVSIKPWTGVFMMAGSYSTSASGYMQTIFRVQTPYTHNGYMKTECYAFDFAPDRTLRVLAEAAKVSYKAGKQSESDRKLLGDFLNFCPIISIEGSRMKPYDVNTMLGQLKRAQIEKVVQDGFENGALYNDELLKLTEVELHDFDELKGIIGKTKAMAKSGDIDINHQGLTHEQYEEKERLEKRKKKGLTPEEKKRLDELKAKGDQRREAVSILRGISIRMPLMLYGAEMKDEDKELTIDNFANLVDEQSWQEFMPRGVTKAVFRRFKRYYDPDIFREAGKRIREMARMADKFTIEERIGRIASIFSTFRNPDKETVLTPWRVVNMHLGDSIGGYCFMSEDFSTPIALPRYIEHQGITNEVFHPKSIILEINSKSGLYPLYAAYNIYRTRVEEAREKYGDVTRAFALQLWDRTLEENIFVVCKTPMARYITMRTLRGFRDVVTHTEYYPDLIENITNQPDSVVNMLRSGKRFWKINNDENMKIDAIIGNPPYQVMNQGKGNGSDPIYHKFFDLAMVLAPQGTLIHPARFLFNAGKTPKEWNEKMLSDKHYRVVDYWPNSAEVFPTVDVKGGIATSYWNKKMILGPIGMFSAFDELHHILYKVEQTNPLPFSNLVAPRELYRITDELYQEHPDLNGRQSAGHKYSFGANIFDVFPEVFFDEYPQGREEKMACIYGRANKQRCYKWCKRSYITHPENFAKYKVIIPKTNGSGAIGEVLSTPIIGTPIMGYTDTFISIGAFDTRDEAEACLRYVKTKFARTMLGILKATQDNPKETWRLVPLQDFTAESDIDWTQPVAEIDRQLYRKYGLNESEIAFVEEKVRPMD, from the coding sequence ATGGCGACCTTTGAATCTTCTCTCAAACCCCGCCTTATATATGTGTTTGCTATTGCAGATGCCCGGCACGAGGGTAGCCTCAAAATAGGAGAAACCACCCTTAACGATGATGTGGGTTCGGCTTCCACCGAACCGAATAGTGAGGTGCTCAACAAAGCAGCCAAAGCTCGTATCGACCAGTATACCAAAACTGCAGGTATCGGTTACGAATTGCTATATACCGAGCTAACCATTTATTTCTCAGGTGGACGTGTCTGCTCATTCAACGACAAGCAAGTGCATAGCGTACTGGAGCGTTCAGGCGTCAAACGCAAGTCTTTTGCAGGAGCTACCGAGTGGTATTCTTGCGACTTAGCAACCGTCAAGCGTGCCATCTCGGCCATCAAGGAGGGCAAGGATAGCTTGGGGGCAAGCGAAGTGACGCTATCTGACAACCCCATTATTCTGCGTCCTGAGCAGAAAGAAGCCATCGAGCGCACGCTCAAGCAGTTCCGCAAAGGGAATAAGATGCTGTGGAATGCCAAGATGCGTTTTGGCAAAACGCTCTGTGCCCTGCGTGTTGCCAAAGAGATGGAAGCTGTACGTACGATTATCATCACGCATCGCCCAGTGGTAGATGCCAGCTGGTTTGAGGACTTTGGTAAAACCTTCTACGACCGTCCTGAATGGCACTATGGCTCTCGCAGCAAAGGTGAGAGCTTCGCTTCTCTCGAAAAGCTTGCTTCCCAAGGGAAAAAGTGTGTCTATTTTGCCTCTATGCAAGATATGCGTGGTTCGAAGGACGTAGGAGGTAAGTTTGACAAAAACAACGAAGTCTTCTCTACTTCATGGGATTTAGTGATTGTGGACGAGGCACACGAAGGGACACAGACCGAGCTGGGGAAAGCCGTATTAGGTCAGTTGATGAGTAAGGATACAAAGGCATTACATCTATCGGGAACACCTTATAACCTCTTCGATCAGCACAAAGAGGAGGAAGTCTTTACTTGGGACTATGTCATGGAACAACAAGCCAAAATCGATTGGGAAATCAATCATCTCGGCGACACTAACCCCTATGCTTCGCTCCCGGCCATACATATCTATACCTATGACCTTGGTCGTCTCATGAGTGAATATAGCGATGAGGAGAAGGCTTTCAACTTCCGAGAGTTTTTCCGTACTCGGGAGGATGGTTCTTTCGTTCACGAGGGTGACATAGACCGTTTCTTGTCTTTACTCTGCCGAGAAGACGAAGAGGCTCTATATCCGTACTCCAACGAACATTTTCGCCAAATATTTCGACACACACTCTGGATTCTGCCGGGGGTACGAGCTGCCAAGGCCCTGAGCAAGAAACTTAGCAAACACCCTATCTTCGGTCTCTTTAAGGTGGCCAATGTGGCCGGGGACGGAGATGATGAGGAGGAGGAAAGCAGAGATGCCCTTGAGTTAGTCAATCAAGCCATCGGCAAAGACCCGGATGAGACTTATACAATCACCCTCTCATGCGGACGACTGACTACCGGTGTAAGCATTAAGCCTTGGACCGGCGTCTTCATGATGGCCGGTTCATATAGCACCTCCGCATCCGGCTATATGCAAACTATCTTCCGCGTACAAACGCCTTATACCCACAATGGGTACATGAAGACAGAGTGTTATGCCTTCGACTTTGCTCCCGACCGCACCCTCCGTGTCCTTGCCGAGGCTGCCAAGGTATCATACAAAGCAGGCAAACAGAGCGAGAGTGATCGCAAGCTGTTGGGGGATTTTCTCAACTTCTGTCCCATCATCTCTATAGAAGGCAGCCGGATGAAGCCTTACGATGTCAATACGATGCTCGGACAGCTCAAGCGCGCTCAAATAGAAAAAGTGGTGCAGGATGGCTTTGAGAATGGGGCACTCTATAATGACGAGCTACTCAAACTTACCGAGGTAGAGCTGCACGACTTCGACGAACTCAAAGGTATCATTGGCAAAACCAAGGCGATGGCAAAGTCCGGTGACATAGATATCAATCACCAAGGTCTCACCCATGAGCAATACGAGGAGAAAGAGCGACTGGAGAAGAGGAAAAAGAAAGGCCTAACACCCGAAGAGAAAAAACGACTGGACGAACTGAAAGCCAAAGGCGACCAACGCCGAGAGGCTGTTTCTATCCTCCGAGGCATATCCATCCGCATGCCTCTGATGCTCTATGGGGCTGAAATGAAGGATGAGGATAAGGAGCTGACCATTGACAACTTTGCCAATCTCGTCGATGAGCAGTCTTGGCAGGAATTTATGCCTCGTGGTGTTACCAAGGCGGTCTTTCGTCGCTTCAAGCGTTACTACGACCCCGACATATTTCGTGAGGCGGGGAAGCGCATCCGTGAGATGGCTCGTATGGCGGATAAGTTCACCATCGAGGAGCGTATAGGGCGTATTGCTTCTATCTTCTCTACTTTCCGCAACCCCGACAAAGAAACAGTACTGACTCCTTGGCGTGTGGTGAACATGCATCTCGGGGACAGCATAGGTGGCTACTGCTTTATGAGCGAAGACTTCTCTACTCCCATTGCATTGCCTCGCTACATCGAGCATCAGGGTATAACGAATGAGGTATTCCACCCCAAAAGCATCATTTTGGAGATCAACTCTAAGAGCGGTCTCTATCCGCTTTATGCTGCCTATAACATTTATCGTACAAGGGTAGAGGAAGCTCGAGAGAAGTATGGCGACGTAACACGTGCCTTTGCTTTACAACTGTGGGACAGGACGCTCGAAGAAAACATTTTCGTGGTCTGCAAAACTCCTATGGCCCGCTATATCACGATGCGTACGCTACGGGGTTTCCGTGATGTAGTGACTCATACAGAGTATTATCCCGATCTGATAGAAAACATTACCAACCAGCCCGACAGCGTGGTCAATATGCTACGTTCGGGCAAAAGGTTCTGGAAAATCAACAACGACGAAAATATGAAGATAGACGCTATTATAGGCAACCCACCGTACCAAGTGATGAATCAAGGCAAGGGTAATGGCTCAGACCCCATCTACCACAAATTCTTTGACCTCGCAATGGTACTTGCTCCACAGGGTACACTTATTCACCCTGCTCGTTTTCTTTTCAACGCAGGTAAAACGCCCAAAGAATGGAATGAAAAGATGCTTTCGGACAAGCATTATAGAGTAGTCGATTATTGGCCTAATAGTGCGGAGGTCTTCCCTACTGTAGATGTAAAAGGAGGAATCGCAACCTCATACTGGAACAAGAAAATGATTCTTGGGCCGATTGGGATGTTTTCGGCCTTTGATGAGCTTCATCATATTCTGTATAAAGTAGAGCAAACCAATCCCCTACCATTTTCAAACCTTGTTGCACCTCGAGAGCTCTATCGTATTACAGACGAACTCTACCAAGAGCATCCCGATTTGAACGGAAGACAAAGTGCAGGGCACAAGTACAGCTTTGGTGCCAATATCTTTGATGTGTTTCCTGAGGTTTTCTTTGATGAATACCCTCAAGGAAGGGAAGAGAAGATGGCATGTATCTATGGACGAGCCAATAAGCAAAGATGCTATAAGTGGTGTAAGCGTAGTTACATCACCCATCCAGAGAACTTTGCCAAGTACAAGGTGATTATCCCCAAGACAAATGGCTCGGGGGCAATCGGTGAAGTACTCAGCACACCAATTATTGGCACGCCGATTATGGGTTATACTGATACCTTCATTAGTATTGGGGCATTCGACACCCGAGACGAGGCAGAGGCTTGTCTGCGCTATGTGAAGACGAAGTTTGCTCGCACGATGCTGGGTATCCTCAAGGCAACGCAAGATAACCCCAAAGAAACTTGGCGATTAGTCCCCCTGCAAGACTTCACGGCAGAATCGGACATCGATTGGACACAGCCGGTGGCGGAAATCGATCGCCAACTCTACCGCAAATACGGCTTAAACGAAAGCGAAATCGCCTTTGTCGAAGAGAAAGTCCGCCCGATGGACTAA
- the mltG gene encoding endolytic transglycosylase MltG — MVQKKRKKTTYSRSASHRKKRNRTRRRAVILWITALLLIPMALVSLGAYLLLSPAGNARENTYIYIRPTTTLTDVERQLQQNTRLRRPSFFHLAARYYKLEEKLRPGRYGIAPRMNTKQILETLAHGKQSAVRFHLRHVRTQEDLIGRMTGKLMMKPEELSSLLADSAFCDSLGFDPHSIRSLFLPETYEVDWDIRPKDLVLRLKRYYDRYWTAERRSLADSLGLTPIQVSIIASIVEEESGKSDEYPQIAGLYIRRLREGMLLQADPTVKFAMGDFSIRRILNVHLQTDSPYNTYKNEGLPPGPIRLPHTATMDSVLRADRHGYLYMCAKEDFSGRHRFAHTYAEHQRNAALYRKALNERGIK; from the coding sequence ATGGTTCAGAAAAAACGCAAGAAAACGACCTACAGCAGATCCGCCTCCCACAGAAAAAAGAGGAATCGCACACGCAGAAGAGCTGTGATCCTTTGGATCACGGCACTACTCCTTATACCGATGGCTCTTGTTTCGCTGGGAGCTTACCTGCTACTGTCTCCTGCCGGCAATGCCCGGGAAAATACCTATATATATATCCGACCGACTACGACACTGACCGATGTAGAGCGACAGCTCCAGCAGAATACCCGACTGCGGAGGCCTTCGTTTTTCCATCTGGCAGCGCGATATTATAAATTAGAGGAAAAGCTCCGCCCGGGTCGCTATGGAATAGCTCCACGAATGAATACCAAGCAGATACTGGAGACTTTGGCACACGGAAAACAGTCGGCTGTACGCTTCCACCTCCGCCACGTCCGCACACAGGAGGATCTGATCGGAAGGATGACGGGCAAACTGATGATGAAGCCGGAAGAGCTTTCTTCCCTGTTGGCCGACTCCGCTTTCTGCGATTCGCTGGGATTCGATCCACACTCCATCCGCAGCCTTTTTCTGCCCGAAACATACGAAGTGGATTGGGACATTAGGCCAAAGGACTTGGTTCTGAGGCTGAAGAGATACTACGACCGCTATTGGACAGCAGAGCGACGGAGTCTGGCCGACTCATTGGGGCTGACGCCGATCCAAGTATCCATTATCGCATCCATCGTGGAGGAGGAGTCGGGAAAATCCGATGAATACCCGCAGATAGCCGGTCTCTATATCCGTCGCTTGCGTGAGGGGATGCTCTTGCAGGCCGATCCGACGGTGAAGTTTGCGATGGGAGACTTTTCCATCCGTAGGATCCTGAATGTCCATTTGCAGACGGATTCCCCGTACAACACTTATAAAAACGAAGGACTGCCTCCGGGCCCGATCCGGCTACCGCATACCGCGACCATGGACAGCGTGCTCCGAGCGGATCGGCATGGCTACCTGTATATGTGTGCCAAGGAGGACTTCTCCGGCCGTCACCGTTTTGCCCACACCTATGCCGAACACCAACGCAATGCGGCTCTCTATCGCAAAGCACTCAATGAAAGGGGGATCAAATGA
- a CDS encoding tRNA threonylcarbamoyladenosine dehydratase, with the protein MTEETEKPLMDGSWDERTELLIGTEAADKLRHSHILIVGTGGVGGYAAEMLCRAGVGRLTLVDADVVNPSNINRQIIALHSTVGRSKVEVLADRLQDINPRVKVYPVAAFLKDEAMEELLDAAKYDFVVDAIDSLSPKVFLIALSKRRGLPVISSMGAGAKRDASLIDVADIARSYNCTLARAVRKRLRKLGISRGVPVVFSSELPDESSVMEIEGERCKRSTAGTISYMPAIFGCRIAAYVIEKLTEQ; encoded by the coding sequence ATGACCGAAGAAACGGAAAAGCCCCTCATGGACGGCAGTTGGGATGAGAGGACGGAGCTGCTCATAGGCACGGAAGCAGCCGACAAGCTCCGGCACTCGCATATACTGATCGTCGGCACCGGCGGAGTAGGCGGCTATGCAGCAGAGATGCTCTGCCGTGCAGGAGTGGGCAGACTGACTTTGGTGGATGCCGATGTAGTGAATCCGTCCAATATCAACAGGCAGATCATAGCCCTGCACAGTACCGTCGGCCGGTCTAAAGTAGAGGTGTTGGCCGATCGTCTGCAGGATATCAATCCACGGGTAAAGGTCTATCCGGTTGCCGCTTTTCTAAAAGATGAGGCTATGGAGGAGCTGCTGGATGCAGCCAAATACGACTTTGTGGTCGATGCCATCGATTCGCTCAGTCCGAAAGTATTCCTCATCGCCCTAAGCAAGCGGCGAGGCCTGCCGGTAATCAGTTCGATGGGAGCAGGAGCCAAACGCGATGCCTCGCTTATCGATGTGGCGGACATAGCCCGATCGTACAACTGCACGTTGGCACGTGCTGTCCGTAAGCGACTCCGCAAGCTGGGAATATCACGCGGCGTGCCGGTCGTATTCAGCAGCGAGTTGCCGGACGAAAGCTCTGTAATGGAGATCGAAGGAGAACGCTGCAAACGCTCCACAGCCGGTACCATATCCTATATGCCGGCTATTTTCGGTTGCAGGATAGCCGCTTATGTAATAGAAAAACTGACCGAACAATGA
- a CDS encoding ABC transporter ATP-binding protein produces MIIEARNIRKSFGSLEVLKGVDIAIDRGEIVSIVGTSGAGKTTLLQILGTLDRADSGELRIDGTDIMGMNNRKQAEFRNRRLGFIFQFHRLLPEFTALENVMIPALIAGKSRKEASCEAERLLSDLNLSDRASHKPSELSGGEKQRIAVARALVNHPAIILADEPSGSLDSAHKEELHALFFRLCREMGQTFLIVTHDEKLAAGTDRILHMRDGLLFSE; encoded by the coding sequence ATGATTATAGAAGCTCGCAACATTCGCAAGAGTTTCGGCTCTCTGGAAGTACTGAAAGGGGTAGATATTGCCATCGACCGTGGGGAGATAGTCTCCATCGTCGGCACAAGCGGTGCCGGAAAGACCACGCTGCTGCAAATTCTGGGTACGCTCGATCGGGCGGACAGCGGAGAATTGCGTATCGACGGCACCGATATAATGGGCATGAACAATCGGAAGCAAGCCGAATTTCGCAATAGACGGCTGGGATTCATCTTCCAATTTCACCGATTGCTACCCGAATTTACAGCTCTGGAAAACGTGATGATACCGGCTCTGATAGCCGGAAAGAGCCGAAAAGAGGCTTCTTGCGAAGCTGAACGGCTGCTTTCCGATCTGAACCTCAGCGACAGAGCTTCGCATAAGCCATCGGAACTCTCCGGCGGTGAGAAGCAGCGGATAGCCGTGGCACGTGCTCTGGTGAACCATCCGGCCATCATCCTTGCCGACGAACCGAGCGGCAGTCTGGACTCAGCGCACAAAGAAGAGCTGCACGCTCTCTTCTTCCGTCTGTGCCGAGAGATGGGACAGACCTTCCTGATAGTCACCCACGATGAGAAATTGGCAGCCGGCACCGACCGCATCCTCCACATGCGCGACGGGCTACTCTTCTCGGAATAA
- a CDS encoding ComEA family DNA-binding protein codes for MKDSFHFGKSESIISILLLLMVIVGLFIFKARPASGNAPVAEAVQTSADEPGRKEEKKNYVRPYSSSEQSRKKSRDSIVTDADYVGPPVREAYARSADKFPRGTVIDLNAADSATLTRIPGIGPTFARRIVSYRRQLGGYYTVLQLQEVYGMDYERFCALRPWFKIGIKPDRIDLKGVVGDSILRHPYINYKQRAEIKRLLRSSQWQGSWVQLLKLPTFTKEDSIRLSPYFDIH; via the coding sequence ATGAAAGACTCCTTCCACTTCGGCAAATCGGAAAGCATTATCAGCATCTTGCTCCTGCTGATGGTCATCGTCGGGCTATTCATCTTCAAAGCAAGGCCGGCCAGTGGCAATGCACCTGTGGCCGAAGCTGTTCAAACGTCGGCTGATGAACCGGGTAGAAAAGAAGAAAAGAAGAATTACGTCAGGCCTTATTCATCCTCGGAACAATCGCGCAAGAAAAGCCGCGACAGCATCGTGACCGATGCGGACTACGTGGGGCCTCCTGTCAGAGAAGCCTATGCCCGATCGGCCGATAAATTTCCTCGCGGTACGGTGATCGACCTGAATGCAGCCGATTCGGCTACCCTTACTCGCATACCCGGGATAGGGCCTACATTCGCTCGCCGCATCGTATCCTACCGCCGACAGCTTGGCGGCTACTATACCGTGCTACAGCTACAGGAGGTTTACGGCATGGACTACGAACGCTTTTGCGCTCTGAGACCATGGTTCAAAATAGGAATCAAGCCGGATCGTATCGATTTAAAAGGAGTCGTAGGAGATAGTATCCTTCGGCATCCTTATATTAACTATAAACAACGGGCCGAGATCAAACGGCTGCTACGCAGCAGCCAATGGCAGGGTAGCTGGGTACAACTACTGAAGCTACCGACCTTCACAAAAGAAGACAGTATAAGACTTTCACCCTATTTCGATATACACTGA
- a CDS encoding L-threonylcarbamoyladenylate synthase encodes MIIKIYPDNPNRRELERAVSALRDGKVIIYPTEVGYAYGCDALQNRSVERICELKGVDPRRKNLSIMCSDMSMAAEYCRIDNEAFRYMKDNHMQKYTFVLPAGSSLPKVFKNRKQVGIRLALHPLTRLLAESLGSPLLTGSLPLDPETPEYASDPELIEERYGLTVEMVLDGGIIPFEQTTVVDCTVSPYTILREGGSKP; translated from the coding sequence ATGATCATCAAGATTTACCCCGACAATCCCAACAGACGAGAATTGGAACGTGCCGTATCGGCTCTTCGCGACGGCAAAGTGATCATCTATCCCACCGAAGTTGGGTATGCCTACGGATGCGATGCCCTTCAGAATCGGAGCGTGGAGCGGATATGCGAGCTGAAAGGTGTGGATCCTCGGCGCAAAAACCTCTCGATCATGTGTTCGGACATGAGCATGGCAGCCGAATACTGCCGTATAGACAACGAGGCATTCCGCTATATGAAGGACAACCACATGCAGAAATATACCTTCGTCCTACCGGCCGGAAGTTCGCTGCCTAAGGTTTTCAAGAATCGAAAGCAGGTAGGTATCCGCCTGGCTCTTCATCCACTGACCCGTCTTCTTGCCGAATCGCTCGGCAGTCCTTTGCTGACCGGCTCGCTCCCCCTCGATCCTGAAACGCCCGAATACGCTTCGGATCCCGAACTGATCGAAGAGCGCTATGGTCTTACGGTAGAAATGGTACTCGACGGAGGAATCATCCCGTTCGAACAGACCACGGTGGTCGACTGCACGGTCTCGCCCTACACCATCCTGCGCGAAGGCGGAAGCAAGCCTTAG
- the greA gene encoding transcription elongation factor GreA, with protein MAYNYITQEGYDKILAELAELESVQRPEISRQIAEARDKGDLSENAEYDAAKEAQGILETKIAQLKGLIANARIIDESQVSTESVQILNKVTIKNVKTGVVMAYTLVSDSEANLKENKISVNTPIAQGLMGKKIGDLVSIKVPSGLVEFEIIDITL; from the coding sequence ATGGCATACAATTATATTACACAGGAAGGGTACGATAAGATTCTGGCCGAATTGGCCGAACTTGAAAGCGTACAGCGACCCGAGATTTCTCGGCAGATAGCAGAAGCACGCGACAAAGGAGACCTGTCCGAAAATGCCGAGTACGATGCGGCAAAGGAAGCCCAGGGAATCCTCGAAACGAAGATTGCTCAGCTAAAGGGGCTGATCGCCAATGCTCGTATCATTGACGAATCGCAAGTAAGTACCGAAAGCGTTCAGATCCTGAACAAGGTGACGATCAAGAACGTAAAGACAGGCGTCGTGATGGCCTATACCCTCGTTTCCGATTCGGAAGCCAACCTCAAAGAGAACAAAATCTCTGTCAATACGCCCATCGCACAGGGACTGATGGGTAAAAAAATCGGAGATTTGGTTTCGATCAAAGTGCCGAGTGGATTGGTAGAATTTGAGATTATAGACATTACCTTATAA
- a CDS encoding HIT family protein, which translates to MTIFSRIIAGEIPCHKIAESDKFFAFLDINPLALGHTLVVPKQEVDYIFDMNDADLGEMTIFAKQVAAAIKRAFPCRKVGMTVIGLEVPHAHIHLVPMQSEADMHFGRQKLTPSQEELVAAAEKIRAVF; encoded by the coding sequence ATGACTATTTTCAGCCGTATCATCGCAGGTGAAATTCCTTGCCACAAGATTGCCGAAAGCGATAAATTCTTCGCTTTCCTCGACATCAATCCCCTTGCCCTCGGGCATACTTTGGTCGTACCCAAACAAGAAGTGGACTACATCTTCGACATGAACGATGCTGATCTGGGTGAGATGACCATCTTCGCCAAGCAGGTAGCTGCAGCCATCAAGCGTGCATTCCCCTGCCGGAAAGTGGGGATGACAGTGATAGGCCTCGAAGTACCTCATGCACACATCCACCTCGTACCCATGCAATCCGAAGCCGATATGCACTTCGGCCGTCAAAAGCTAACGCCCTCGCAGGAAGAGTTGGTGGCGGCCGCAGAGAAAATCCGTGCTGTATTCTGA
- a CDS encoding glycoside hydrolase family 57 protein has translation MKHICLYFQIHQPFRLKRYRFFDIGNDHYYYDDFRNEEIMRRITQKCYLPANLLLKEIIAEHPEFRVAFSISGTALEQLESYSPEALDTFRDLAETGCVEFLAETYAHSLSSLYDPEEFYNQTMIHSRRMEELFGLKPRVLRNTELIFSDNIATQVAEMGFQGMLTEGAKHILGWKSPNYLYKAGSVPELSLLLRNPRLSDAISAMFTRYDWNEYPLTADKMIRWIEETPEEEQIFNLFMNYEVLGSLHPQESGIFDFFRALPSLAKKSEGVKFATPSELIESYSPVAKFSSIYPISWVGEEKDTGTWLGNVLQQGACDKLEQWGERVRMIDDQRMLQDWLYLQSADHFYYMKTRGGDAGNFSPYETPYDAFNNYMNVLSDFLLRVEARYPSTIENEELKALLTTIRNQDKQIKKLEETIKRQKTKTT, from the coding sequence ATGAAACATATCTGCTTATACTTCCAAATACATCAGCCGTTTCGTCTGAAACGATACCGTTTTTTCGACATCGGGAACGACCATTACTACTACGACGACTTTCGCAATGAAGAAATCATGCGACGGATCACACAGAAGTGCTATCTGCCGGCCAATCTGCTTTTGAAGGAAATCATTGCCGAACATCCCGAGTTTCGAGTAGCATTTTCTATTTCCGGTACTGCTTTGGAACAGCTGGAGTCCTATTCGCCGGAGGCCTTGGACACCTTCAGAGATTTGGCCGAAACGGGCTGTGTAGAGTTTCTGGCCGAAACCTACGCTCATTCCCTCTCGTCGCTCTATGATCCCGAAGAATTTTACAATCAGACGATGATCCATAGTCGTCGGATGGAAGAGCTGTTCGGTCTAAAACCCCGAGTGCTGCGCAATACAGAGTTGATCTTCTCCGACAACATTGCCACCCAAGTGGCCGAAATGGGTTTTCAAGGGATGCTCACGGAAGGAGCCAAACACATACTCGGATGGAAGAGTCCGAACTATCTGTACAAAGCCGGATCCGTTCCGGAGTTGTCCCTCTTGCTCCGCAATCCGAGGCTGAGCGATGCTATCAGTGCCATGTTCACCCGCTACGACTGGAACGAATATCCCCTGACGGCAGACAAGATGATCCGTTGGATCGAAGAGACTCCCGAAGAGGAGCAGATATTCAATCTCTTCATGAACTACGAAGTCTTGGGATCGCTCCATCCGCAGGAGTCGGGTATTTTCGATTTCTTTCGTGCACTCCCTTCTTTGGCGAAAAAGAGCGAAGGAGTCAAGTTCGCTACGCCATCGGAGTTGATAGAGTCCTACAGCCCCGTAGCCAAGTTCTCCTCCATCTACCCCATAAGCTGGGTAGGAGAAGAAAAAGATACCGGTACGTGGCTGGGCAATGTGCTGCAACAAGGAGCATGCGACAAACTCGAACAATGGGGCGAACGTGTACGTATGATCGACGATCAGCGTATGCTACAGGACTGGCTCTACCTACAGAGTGCCGACCACTTCTACTATATGAAAACCCGTGGCGGAGACGCCGGCAACTTCAGCCCGTACGAAACGCCTTACGATGCTTTCAACAACTATATGAATGTGCTCAGCGACTTCCTGCTTCGCGTAGAAGCCCGCTACCCTTCTACGATAGAAAATGAAGAACTGAAAGCCTTGCTGACTACAATCAGAAATCAGGATAAACAAATCAAAAAATTAGAAGAGACAATCAAACGTCAAAAAACGAAAACAACATGA